The following coding sequences lie in one Deinococcus carri genomic window:
- a CDS encoding adenosylcobinamide-GDP ribazoletransferase, giving the protein MTTPAPRPGWRRQLQAAHLALTFLTTLPLPHVREVREGDFARASAYYPLAGYAVGGLVALVLWLPLPLPEGVRAALAVGAWLAVTGMLHFDGLVDSADALFAMKSPERRLEILRDVHVGAFGLATGVLALLVLWSLLAAPIPAYAPVVAAVVARGLVLLPINLYPAARQESLGARSREGRWGAALVLALPALLLPGAWAAALAALVAVLLAARFSAARLGGGLNGDVYGLLVVTAELVALGAYAWGRG; this is encoded by the coding sequence TTGACCACCCCCGCCCCCCGCCCCGGCTGGCGGCGGCAGCTTCAGGCCGCGCACCTGGCCCTGACCTTCCTGACCACGCTGCCCCTGCCCCACGTCCGCGAGGTCCGCGAGGGCGACTTCGCGCGGGCCAGCGCCTATTACCCCCTGGCGGGGTACGCGGTGGGCGGGCTGGTGGCGTTGGTGCTGTGGCTGCCGCTGCCGCTGCCGGAGGGCGTGCGCGCGGCCCTTGCGGTGGGGGCGTGGCTGGCCGTCACCGGGATGCTGCATTTCGACGGGCTGGTGGACAGCGCCGATGCCCTCTTCGCCATGAAAAGCCCGGAGCGGCGGCTGGAGATTCTGCGCGACGTGCATGTGGGGGCCTTCGGGCTGGCGACCGGGGTGCTGGCGCTGCTGGTGTTGTGGAGCCTGCTGGCCGCGCCGATTCCCGCCTACGCGCCCGTCGTCGCGGCAGTGGTCGCGCGGGGGCTGGTGCTGCTGCCCATAAACCTCTACCCGGCGGCGCGGCAGGAGTCGCTGGGCGCACGCTCGCGCGAGGGACGCTGGGGCGCGGCGCTGGTGCTGGCCCTGCCCGCCCTGCTGCTGCCGGGGGCGTGGGCGGCGGCCCTGGCCGCGCTGGTGGCCGTGCTGTTGGCCGCCCGTTTCTCCGCCGCGCGCCTGGGTGGGGGCCTGAACGGCGACGTGTACGGCCTGCTGGTGGTGACGGCGGAACTGGTCGCGCTGGGGGCGTATGCGTGGGGGCGGGGGTGA
- a CDS encoding metal-dependent transcriptional regulator, which yields MTARALSPSAEDYLKHLYLLGQRGKVNTQALADALGVMPASVTGMLRKLSEQGLVAHAPYQGASLTAEGQRVALEVLRHHRLLELFLHRALGVPLDEVHEEAERLEHALSERLEARIAAWLGDPTHDPHGDPIPTLAGELPTRAERRLTQLAPGEAATVARVPDSDAAGLRALVAAGLTPGVPVTLRQVDAPLGTLTVTLRGGEALTLALAVAAQVQVHGDRD from the coding sequence ATGACGGCCCGCGCGCTCTCTCCCTCCGCCGAGGATTACCTCAAGCACCTGTACCTGCTGGGGCAGCGCGGCAAGGTCAACACGCAGGCCCTGGCCGACGCCCTGGGTGTGATGCCCGCCAGCGTAACGGGGATGCTCCGCAAACTCAGCGAGCAGGGGCTGGTGGCCCACGCGCCGTATCAGGGCGCGAGCCTGACCGCCGAGGGGCAGCGGGTCGCGCTGGAGGTACTGCGGCATCACCGGCTGCTGGAACTCTTCCTGCACCGGGCGCTGGGCGTGCCGCTTGACGAGGTCCACGAGGAGGCGGAGCGGCTGGAACATGCCCTCTCCGAACGGCTGGAGGCGCGCATCGCGGCCTGGCTGGGCGACCCCACCCACGACCCGCACGGCGACCCGATTCCCACCCTGGCGGGCGAGTTGCCCACCCGCGCCGAGCGCCGCCTGACCCAGCTCGCGCCCGGTGAGGCCGCCACCGTGGCCCGCGTGCCCGACAGTGACGCGGCGGGGCTGCGCGCACTCGTTGCGGCGGGCCTCACGCCGGGGGTGCCCGTCACGCTGCGGCAGGTGGACGCGCCGCTGGGCACTCTGACCGTTACGCTGCGGGGTGGCGAGGCCCTCACCCTGGCCCTGGCGGTGGCCGCGCAGGTGCAGGTGCACGGAGACCGGGATTGA
- a CDS encoding type II toxin-antitoxin system HigB family toxin, with protein MNVLTLSTLLAFGEEHPDAAAPLRAWYRHVRSREYGSFAEVKADFGSADWVGGLIVFDIGGKKYRLIVRPNFVGKRFYIEAALTHRQYDHWRP; from the coding sequence ATGAACGTTCTCACCCTGAGTACCCTGCTCGCCTTCGGGGAAGAGCATCCGGATGCCGCAGCGCCGCTCCGGGCCTGGTACCGGCACGTCCGTTCCCGGGAGTACGGCTCTTTTGCCGAGGTCAAGGCCGACTTCGGCAGCGCCGACTGGGTGGGCGGCCTTATCGTGTTCGACATCGGGGGCAAGAAGTACCGCCTGATTGTCCGGCCCAATTTCGTGGGCAAGCGGTTTTATATCGAGGCCGCCCTGACCCACCGGCAGTATGACCACTGGAGGCCCTGA
- a CDS encoding helix-turn-helix domain-containing protein, whose product MTNFSELSRTWQHLHALAPEAFAPIESGDDLARATIFLKALDAEIGETPGHPLADLADTLMHRIMAYEAEHFPVPKADGPAMLAFYLEQNNLTQQQLAEATGIQQSTLSQLLHRKRALTADHARALGRYFGVEAGLFL is encoded by the coding sequence ATGACCAACTTCTCCGAACTCTCGCGCACCTGGCAGCACCTGCACGCCCTGGCCCCGGAAGCGTTTGCCCCCATCGAAAGCGGCGACGATCTGGCGCGCGCGACCATCTTTCTGAAGGCGCTCGACGCCGAGATAGGCGAAACGCCAGGGCATCCGCTGGCCGACCTCGCGGACACGCTGATGCACCGGATCATGGCCTATGAGGCGGAGCATTTTCCTGTTCCCAAGGCGGATGGTCCGGCCATGCTGGCCTTTTACCTGGAGCAGAACAACCTGACCCAGCAGCAACTGGCCGAGGCGACCGGCATTCAGCAGAGTACCCTCAGTCAGTTGCTGCACCGCAAACGCGCCCTGACCGCCGACCACGCCCGCGCGCTGGGCCGCTACTTCGGGGTAGAGGCAGGCCTGTTTCTCTGA